A single genomic interval of Bacteroidota bacterium harbors:
- a CDS encoding MmcQ/YjbR family DNA-binding protein → MNIEEIHNYCMDKREVTEGMPFGDSVVVYKVAGKVFLLVSLDETPLQFNAKCDPAKAIELREQYDCVHPGYHMNKKHWNTIKVDGSVSDKLLMAWIDHSYDMVVTGLSKKDRMKLQDAGQ, encoded by the coding sequence ATGAACATTGAGGAGATACATAATTACTGCATGGACAAAAGAGAAGTGACGGAAGGAATGCCTTTTGGTGATTCGGTAGTTGTATATAAGGTAGCGGGGAAAGTGTTTTTACTTGTGAGTCTGGATGAAACTCCTTTGCAATTTAATGCCAAATGCGATCCTGCAAAAGCCATTGAGTTGCGTGAGCAATATGATTGTGTTCACCCTGGCTACCATATGAATAAAAAGCACTGGAATACGATAAAAGTCGACGGATCGGTAAGTGATAAATTATTAATGGCATGGATCGATCATTCGTATGATATGGTTGTAACTGGACTTTCCAAAAAAGATAGAATGAAGCTGCAGGATGCCGGACAATAA